The Pseudomonas sp. R4-35-07 genome contains a region encoding:
- a CDS encoding ABC-type transport auxiliary lipoprotein family protein — MKPAYRMITLAAFALMSACSILPKPDPSDVYRLASAQPVSQGAPVSWSLRVTKPQTSEFLDSPRIAVVPNGDLISSYANSRWSDPAPVLLRNRLLDGFQRDGRVTLLSTDETNLQADYELGGQLQAFQSEYHGKTVEVVIRLDARLVRGSDQRIIASRRFEVRQKVGDTKVPAVVAAFGQAGDQLNKQVVDWVVQQGNGAVKR; from the coding sequence ATGAAGCCTGCTTACCGAATGATCACCCTGGCAGCCTTCGCGCTGATGAGCGCGTGCTCGATCCTGCCCAAGCCGGACCCGTCCGACGTGTACCGCCTGGCTTCGGCCCAGCCCGTCAGCCAAGGCGCGCCAGTAAGCTGGTCATTGCGCGTGACCAAGCCACAAACCAGCGAATTTCTCGACAGCCCGCGCATTGCGGTGGTGCCCAATGGCGATTTGATCAGCAGCTATGCCAACTCACGCTGGAGCGATCCGGCGCCGGTGCTGTTGCGTAATCGCCTGCTGGATGGCTTCCAGCGTGACGGCCGGGTGACGCTGTTGAGTACCGACGAGACCAACCTGCAGGCGGACTATGAGCTGGGCGGGCAGTTACAGGCGTTTCAGAGCGAATATCACGGCAAGACCGTGGAGGTGGTGATTCGCCTGGATGCTCGACTGGTGCGCGGCAGTGATCAGCGGATCATTGCCAGTCGGCGGTTTGAGGTGAGGCAGAAGGTGGGGGATACCAAGGTCCCGGCGGTGGTGGCTGCTTTTGGGCAAGCCGGGGATCAACTGAATAAGCAGGTAGTGGATTGGGTTGTGCAGCAGGGCAACGGTGCTGTGAAACGCTGA
- a CDS encoding DUF5924 family protein: protein MPNLPPLIQRVIELIKRYPGVIALGGFISGVGSFILVDRQQGMASWIAVIMLVSWLWLMLENSFTQLFTKLFNREIPEPLLRYATQMIHQESLFFVLPFFFVTTAWNSGQSVFTGLLGAAALVSIIDPLYYKWLAPKRSLFLALHTLTLFAALLTALPIILHLTTAESYKLALGVAMALSIPSLAVSLPLRSIKGWAMLLGVTAAIGCAGWLLRSWVPPATLWMTEVAISTQLQDRTPGDDLKQVSAAQLRSGGLYAYTAINAPRGLDERIYHVWKFNGKEVDRIALDIHGGRKEGYRAWTHKQNFPPDSVGRWQVRVLTEDGQVIGVLRFNVTDSAQTDNPE, encoded by the coding sequence ATGCCGAACTTACCGCCCCTTATCCAGCGCGTTATAGAACTGATCAAACGCTACCCTGGGGTGATCGCACTCGGCGGTTTCATATCGGGTGTGGGCAGCTTCATCCTGGTGGACCGCCAGCAAGGCATGGCCAGCTGGATCGCCGTGATCATGCTGGTGAGCTGGTTGTGGCTGATGCTGGAAAACAGCTTCACGCAACTGTTCACCAAGCTGTTCAACCGAGAAATACCCGAACCGCTGCTGCGCTATGCCACCCAGATGATCCACCAGGAAAGTCTGTTTTTCGTGCTGCCGTTCTTTTTCGTCACCACGGCCTGGAACAGCGGCCAGTCGGTGTTCACCGGCCTGCTCGGCGCGGCGGCACTGGTGTCGATCATCGACCCGCTGTACTACAAGTGGCTGGCGCCCAAGCGTTCGCTGTTCCTCGCCTTGCATACGCTGACGTTATTCGCCGCACTGCTGACCGCACTGCCGATCATCCTGCACCTGACCACCGCCGAGAGTTACAAGCTGGCCTTGGGCGTCGCCATGGCCCTGTCGATTCCGAGCCTGGCCGTCAGCCTGCCGCTGCGCAGCATCAAGGGCTGGGCGATGCTGCTGGGGGTCACGGCCGCGATCGGCTGCGCCGGCTGGCTGCTGCGAAGCTGGGTGCCACCTGCCACCCTGTGGATGACCGAAGTGGCCATCAGCACCCAGCTCCAGGACCGCACACCGGGCGACGACCTCAAGCAGGTCAGCGCCGCCCAACTGCGCAGCGGCGGGCTGTACGCCTACACCGCCATCAACGCCCCGCGCGGCCTGGATGAGCGGATCTACCATGTGTGGAAATTCAACGGCAAGGAAGTCGACCGCATTGCCCTGGATATCCATGGCGGCCGCAAGGAGGGCTACCGCGCCTGGACCCACAAGCAGAACTTCCCGCCGGATTCGGTAGGCCGCTGGCAGGTGCGGGTGCTGACCGAAGACGGCCAAGTCATTGGCGTGCTGCGCTTCAACGTCACCGACTCAGCACAAACGGACAACCCAGAGTAG
- a CDS encoding ABC transporter permease, with product MTTRTTAGAAQLDTSSTPPLLRITGDWTLAHYANLKKLSATLDGRYDAGARIDLNGLGALDTAGASLLVELLGPDRIEHSAEQTDCSLSAADRALLKTVYRSLNDFCVPLKEPEESTGIQVLARIGRAVDTVWQDGMKLLGFIGLILETFVRGILRPKRWRLTPMVAHIEQTGLDAAPIVALLTFLVGAVVAFLGATVLKSFGATVFTVDLVAFSFLREFGVLLTAILIAGRTASAFTAQIGSMKANEEIDAIRTLGLDPVELLVLPRVLALLVALPMLTFLAMLSGIIGGGVVCAVALDISPAMFLSLLQSDIGVQHFLVGMVKAPIFAFLIAAIGCMEGFKVSGSAESVGAHTTSSVVQSIFVVIVLDAVAAMFFMEMGW from the coding sequence ATGACCACTCGCACGACAGCCGGCGCGGCCCAACTCGATACGTCCAGCACACCGCCGCTGCTGCGGATTACCGGCGACTGGACGCTTGCCCACTACGCAAACCTGAAGAAGCTATCGGCCACCCTCGACGGCCGATACGACGCTGGCGCGCGCATCGACCTTAACGGCCTCGGCGCCCTGGATACCGCCGGTGCTTCGCTGCTGGTGGAGCTGCTCGGGCCCGACCGCATCGAACACTCCGCCGAGCAGACTGATTGCAGCCTGTCCGCCGCCGACCGCGCACTGCTCAAGACCGTCTACCGCTCGCTGAATGATTTTTGCGTCCCGCTCAAAGAGCCGGAAGAGAGCACTGGCATCCAAGTGCTGGCGCGCATCGGCCGCGCCGTGGACACCGTGTGGCAAGACGGGATGAAGCTGTTGGGCTTCATCGGCCTGATCCTCGAAACCTTCGTGCGCGGCATCTTGCGGCCCAAGCGCTGGCGCCTGACGCCGATGGTGGCGCATATCGAACAGACCGGTCTCGACGCCGCGCCGATCGTCGCGCTGCTGACCTTCTTGGTCGGCGCTGTCGTGGCCTTCCTCGGCGCCACCGTGCTCAAGAGCTTTGGCGCGACGGTATTCACCGTGGACCTGGTGGCGTTCTCTTTCCTACGCGAATTCGGTGTATTGCTCACCGCCATCCTGATCGCCGGCCGCACGGCCAGTGCCTTTACCGCACAGATCGGCTCGATGAAGGCCAACGAAGAGATCGACGCGATCCGCACCTTGGGCCTGGACCCCGTGGAGCTGCTGGTGCTGCCACGGGTGTTGGCGCTGCTGGTGGCGCTGCCGATGCTGACGTTCCTGGCGATGCTTTCAGGGATCATCGGCGGCGGCGTGGTGTGTGCGGTGGCCCTGGATATTTCGCCAGCGATGTTTCTGTCGCTGCTGCAATCGGACATCGGCGTGCAGCATTTCCTGGTGGGCATGGTGAAAGCGCCGATTTTCGCCTTTCTGATCGCCGCAATTGGCTGCATGGAAGGGTTCAAGGTCAGCGGCAGTGCCGAGTCAGTCGGCGCGCATACCACCTCCAGCGTGGTGCAATCGATTTTCGTGGTGATCGTGCTGGACGCGGTCGCTGCCATGTTTTTCATGGAGATGGGCTGGTGA
- a CDS encoding MlaD family protein: METRAHHVMIGLFSVIVVVGAMLFGLWLAKSSVDSAFRDYEVVFNEAVSGLSQGSSVQYSGIKVGDVTSLRLDPKDPRRVLARIRLAGQTPIKEDTQAKLALTGITGTSIIQLSGGTPQSPELKGKDGNLPEIIASPSPIARLLNNSNDLMTSINLLLHNANQLFSRENVERLSATLDNLQQTTGAIADQRGDIKVVMQQLLQVSKQAGGALEQTTVLMRNANGLLNDQGKRAFGSAEQAMKSLEQSTATLNTLLANNKDSVNSGLQGLNELAPAVRELRETLGSLRAISRRLEANPSGYLLGSDKNKEFTP; this comes from the coding sequence ATGGAAACCCGAGCCCATCATGTGATGATCGGATTGTTCAGCGTAATTGTGGTGGTCGGCGCGATGCTGTTCGGCCTGTGGCTGGCCAAATCCAGCGTCGACAGTGCCTTTCGCGATTACGAGGTGGTGTTCAACGAAGCGGTCAGCGGCCTGTCCCAAGGCAGTTCGGTGCAGTACAGCGGGATCAAGGTGGGCGATGTCACCAGCCTGCGCCTGGACCCCAAGGACCCACGCCGCGTGCTGGCGCGCATCCGCCTGGCCGGGCAAACGCCGATCAAGGAAGACACCCAGGCCAAGCTGGCCCTGACCGGCATTACCGGCACCTCGATCATCCAGCTCAGCGGCGGCACTCCGCAAAGCCCGGAACTCAAGGGCAAGGATGGCAACCTGCCGGAAATCATCGCGTCGCCATCGCCCATCGCACGCCTGCTCAATAACAGTAACGACCTGATGACCAGCATCAACCTGCTGCTGCATAACGCCAACCAGCTGTTCTCCCGGGAAAACGTCGAACGCTTGAGCGCAACCCTGGACAATCTGCAACAAACCACCGGCGCCATCGCCGACCAGCGCGGCGACATCAAAGTGGTGATGCAGCAATTGCTGCAAGTGAGCAAACAGGCCGGCGGTGCGTTGGAGCAGACCACCGTATTGATGCGCAACGCCAACGGCTTGCTCAATGACCAAGGCAAGCGAGCCTTTGGCAGCGCGGAGCAGGCGATGAAGTCTCTTGAGCAAAGCACTGCCACCCTCAACACGTTGCTGGCCAACAACAAGGACTCGGTGAACAGCGGCCTGCAGGGCCTCAATGAGCTGGCACCGGCCGTGCGCGAACTGCGCGAAACCCTTGGTTCGCTGCGCGCCATCTCGCGCCGCCTCGAAGCCAACCCCAGCGGTTACCTGCTGGGCAGTGACAAGAACAAGGAGTTCACGCCATGA
- a CDS encoding nucleoside recognition domain-containing protein codes for MLNGLWLGFFVVAMVSALAQWLVGGNAGIFAAMVESIFAMAKLSVEVMVLLFGTLTLWLGFLRIAEKAGIVDWLAKALGPLFRRLMPEVPAGHPAIGLITLNFAANGLGLDNAATPIGLKAMKALQELNPIPNTASNAQILFLVLNASSLTLLPVTIFMYRAQQGAADPTLVFLPILLATSASTLVGLLSVAVMQRLRLWDPVVLAYLIPGALVLGGFMALLATLSATALAGLSSILGNLTLFGLIMLFLVIGALRKVKVYEAFVEGAKEGFDVAKNLLPYLVAMLCAVGVLRASGALDFGLEGIRHLVAWTGMDTRFVDALPTAMVKPFSGSAARAMLIETMQTQGVDSFPALVAATIQGSTETTFYVLAVYFGSVGIQRARHAVGCALLAEFAGVVAAIAVCYWFFG; via the coding sequence ATGCTCAATGGCCTGTGGCTTGGCTTCTTTGTCGTGGCAATGGTGTCAGCACTGGCGCAATGGCTGGTGGGCGGCAACGCCGGGATTTTCGCGGCGATGGTGGAAAGCATTTTCGCCATGGCCAAATTGTCGGTGGAGGTCATGGTGCTGCTGTTCGGCACCCTGACGCTGTGGCTGGGCTTTCTGCGTATCGCCGAAAAAGCCGGAATCGTCGACTGGCTGGCCAAGGCCCTGGGCCCGCTGTTTCGCCGCCTGATGCCGGAAGTGCCCGCCGGCCACCCGGCCATCGGCCTGATCACCCTCAACTTCGCCGCCAACGGCCTGGGCCTGGACAACGCCGCCACGCCTATCGGCCTGAAAGCCATGAAGGCGCTGCAGGAACTCAACCCTATCCCCAACACGGCAAGCAACGCACAGATCCTGTTTCTGGTGCTCAATGCGTCCTCGCTGACGCTGTTGCCGGTGACCATCTTTATGTACCGCGCCCAGCAAGGCGCTGCCGACCCGACGCTGGTGTTCCTGCCGATCCTGCTGGCCACCAGCGCGTCGACCCTGGTCGGCCTGCTGTCGGTGGCGGTGATGCAGCGCCTGCGCTTGTGGGACCCGGTCGTGCTGGCCTATCTGATTCCCGGCGCGTTGGTCTTGGGTGGCTTCATGGCGCTGCTGGCGACCTTGTCCGCTACCGCACTGGCCGGCTTGTCGTCGATCCTTGGCAACCTCACGCTGTTTGGCTTGATCATGCTGTTCCTGGTGATCGGCGCGTTACGCAAGGTCAAGGTGTATGAGGCCTTCGTCGAAGGCGCCAAGGAAGGCTTCGACGTCGCCAAGAACCTGTTGCCCTATCTGGTGGCGATGCTCTGTGCGGTGGGTGTGTTACGTGCGTCCGGCGCGCTGGACTTCGGCCTGGAAGGGATTCGCCACCTGGTGGCCTGGACCGGCATGGACACCCGCTTTGTCGACGCGCTGCCGACCGCGATGGTCAAGCCGTTCTCCGGCAGCGCGGCGCGGGCGATGCTGATCGAGACCATGCAGACCCAGGGTGTAGACAGCTTCCCGGCATTGGTGGCCGCGACGATCCAGGGCAGTACCGAGACCACGTTTTATGTGTTGGCGGTGTACTTTGGTTCGGTGGGCATCCAGCGCGCACGGCATGCGGTGGGGTGTGCGTTGTTGGCGGAGTTTGCCGGGGTCGTTGCGGCTATTGCGGTGTGTTACTGGTTCTTTGGTTGA
- a CDS encoding ABC transporter ATP-binding protein, which translates to MSRLHRAPTEAVIEVRGLCNRFGSQSVHENLDLDLYKGEILAVVGGSGSGKSVLLRSIVGLRRPSEGQVRVFGKNLPSLPERERSLVERRFGVLFQKGALFSSLTVTENVALPLIEHAGLSRADAEHLAAVKLALAGLPLSAADKYPASLSGGMIKRAALARALALDPDILFLDEPTAGLDPIGAAQFDQLILTLRDALGLSVFLVTHDLDTLYTITDRVAVLAQKKVLVADAIDVVSETDDAWIHEYFHGPRGRAALDAAQSLNEV; encoded by the coding sequence GTGAGTCGTCTACATCGAGCGCCCACCGAGGCGGTGATTGAGGTACGCGGCCTGTGCAACCGCTTTGGCAGCCAAAGCGTGCACGAAAACCTCGACCTGGATTTGTACAAGGGTGAAATCCTGGCGGTGGTCGGCGGCTCCGGCAGCGGCAAGTCGGTGTTGCTGCGCAGCATCGTCGGCCTGCGCCGGCCCAGCGAGGGGCAAGTGCGGGTGTTCGGCAAGAACCTGCCGAGCTTGCCCGAGCGTGAACGCTCATTGGTGGAACGGCGCTTCGGCGTGCTGTTCCAGAAGGGCGCGTTGTTTTCCTCGCTGACCGTCACTGAGAACGTTGCCTTGCCGTTGATCGAGCACGCCGGGCTCAGCCGTGCGGATGCCGAGCATTTGGCGGCGGTCAAGCTGGCCCTGGCCGGGCTGCCGTTGTCGGCGGCCGACAAATACCCGGCGTCGCTGTCCGGCGGCATGATCAAGCGCGCCGCCCTGGCGCGCGCGCTGGCCCTGGATCCGGACATCCTGTTTCTCGACGAACCCACCGCCGGCCTCGACCCGATTGGCGCGGCGCAATTCGACCAACTGATCCTGACCCTGCGCGATGCGCTGGGCTTGAGTGTGTTCCTGGTGACCCACGACCTCGACACGCTGTACACCATCACCGACCGCGTGGCGGTGCTGGCGCAGAAGAAAGTGCTGGTGGCCGATGCCATCGATGTTGTCTCGGAAACCGACGACGCCTGGATTCACGAATATTTCCACGGCCCCCGAGGCCGCGCGGCATTGGATGCCGCTCAATCGCTCAACGAGGTATGA
- a CDS encoding Na/Pi cotransporter family protein: MLTLLNLLSAVTLLIWGTHIVRTGILRVYGSNLRQVIGQNMSKRWLAFVAGILVTAMVQSSNATAMLVTSFVGQGLMSLTPALATMLGADVGTALMARVLTLDLSWLSPLLIFLGVIFFLSRKQTRAGQLGRVGIGLGLIILALQLIVEAAGPITHAQGVKVIFASLTGDILLDALVGALFAMISYSSLAAVLLTATLAGAGVIGLHVAIGLVIGANIGSGILAFLSTSMQNTAGRQVALGSLLYKLIGLLLIIPVLDPLVRWMDGLDYSTQAMVITFHLLYNVSRCLILLPTIGPMARLCEWLLPERPETDGKAKPRHLDLASLNTPSLALANAARETLRLGDLIDNMLTSMQEVLRGNQTAITQEMRRLSDDVEALYSAIKLYLAQMPREDLSEQDNRRWAEIIELSINLKLAGDLIERMLRKVQQQKTSQRRQFSEVGLEELSGLHSQLIANLRLGLSVFLSGDPESARQLLREKRRFRAQERRLAHAHVSRLQRKIVQSLETSSLHLELIADMKRLNSLFCSSAYVVLETSDTGALSAEDIADITHSP, encoded by the coding sequence ATGCTGACCCTGCTCAATCTGCTTTCCGCCGTGACCCTGCTTATCTGGGGCACGCACATCGTCCGTACCGGCATCCTGCGGGTCTACGGCTCCAACCTGCGCCAAGTCATCGGGCAGAACATGTCCAAGCGCTGGCTGGCGTTTGTCGCCGGTATCCTGGTGACGGCCATGGTGCAGAGCAGCAATGCCACGGCGATGCTGGTGACGTCCTTTGTCGGCCAAGGCTTGATGAGCCTGACGCCCGCCTTGGCCACCATGCTCGGCGCCGACGTCGGTACCGCGTTGATGGCGCGGGTACTCACCCTGGATCTGTCCTGGTTGTCGCCGCTGCTGATCTTTCTCGGGGTGATTTTTTTCCTGTCGCGCAAACAGACGCGGGCCGGGCAACTCGGCCGGGTCGGGATCGGCCTCGGGCTGATCATTCTCGCCTTGCAACTGATCGTCGAAGCCGCCGGGCCGATTACCCATGCCCAAGGTGTCAAAGTCATCTTCGCTTCGCTGACCGGTGACATCCTGCTCGATGCCTTGGTCGGTGCGCTGTTCGCGATGATTTCCTACTCCAGCCTCGCCGCCGTGCTGCTGACGGCTACCCTGGCCGGTGCCGGCGTGATCGGTTTGCACGTGGCCATCGGCCTGGTGATCGGCGCCAACATCGGCAGCGGCATCCTGGCCTTTCTCAGCACCAGCATGCAGAACACCGCCGGGCGGCAAGTGGCCCTGGGCAGCCTGTTGTACAAGTTGATCGGCCTGTTGTTGATCATTCCGGTACTCGACCCACTCGTACGCTGGATGGACGGCCTGGACTACAGCACTCAGGCCATGGTCATCACGTTCCACCTGCTCTATAACGTCAGCCGCTGCCTGATTCTGTTGCCCACCATCGGCCCGATGGCACGGCTGTGCGAATGGCTGCTGCCGGAGCGTCCCGAGACCGATGGCAAAGCCAAGCCGCGCCATCTGGACCTGGCCTCACTGAATACGCCGAGCCTGGCGCTGGCCAACGCCGCCCGCGAAACCCTGCGGCTCGGCGACCTGATCGACAACATGCTCACCTCGATGCAGGAAGTGCTGCGCGGCAACCAAACCGCCATCACCCAGGAAATGCGCCGTCTCAGCGATGACGTCGAGGCGCTTTACAGCGCGATCAAACTTTACCTGGCGCAAATGCCCCGTGAAGACCTGAGTGAACAGGACAACCGACGCTGGGCAGAAATCATTGAGCTGTCCATCAACCTGAAGCTGGCGGGCGACTTGATCGAGCGCATGCTGCGCAAAGTCCAGCAGCAGAAGACTTCGCAACGTCGGCAATTTTCCGAGGTCGGCCTGGAAGAACTCAGCGGCCTGCACAGCCAGTTGATCGCCAACCTGCGCCTGGGCCTGTCGGTCTTCCTCAGCGGCGATCCGGAAAGCGCCCGTCAATTACTGCGTGAGAAACGCCGCTTTCGCGCCCAGGAACGTCGCCTGGCCCACGCCCACGTCAGCCGCCTGCAACGTAAAATCGTGCAGAGCCTGGAAACCAGTTCCCTGCACCTGGAGCTGATTGCCGACATGAAACGCTTGAACTCGTTGTTCTGTAGCAGCGCCTATGTCGTGTTGGAAACGTCCGACACCGGCGCACTCTCTGCTGAAGATATTGCCGACATCACCCATTCGCCCTGA
- the gltP gene encoding glutamate/aspartate:proton symporter GltP, protein MKKAKLSLAWQILIGLVLGIAIGAVLNHFSAEKAWWISNVLQPAGDIFIRLIKMIVIPIVISSLIVGIAGVGDAKKLGRIGVKTILYFEVVTTIAIVVGLLLANLFHPGAGIDMSTLGTVDISKYQATAAEVQHEHAFIETILNLIPSNIFAAVARGEMLPIIFFSVLFGLGLSSLKPELREPLVTMFQGVSESMFKVTHMIMKYAPIGVFALIAVTVANFGFASLLPLAKLVILVYVAILFFAFAVLGMIARLFGFSILKLMRIFKDELVLAYSTASSETVLPRVIEKMEAYGAPKAICSFVVPTGYSFNLDGSTLYQSIAAIFIAQLYGIDLSIGQQLMLVLTLMVTSKGIAGVPGVSFVVLLATLGSVGIPLEGLAFIAGVDRVMDMARTALNVIGNALAVLVISRWEGMYDDAKGERYWNSLPHWRSKEALPAGEITRG, encoded by the coding sequence TGAAGAAGGCAAAGCTAAGCCTCGCCTGGCAGATCCTCATCGGTTTGGTACTGGGGATCGCGATCGGCGCAGTGCTCAACCATTTCAGTGCTGAAAAGGCCTGGTGGATCAGCAACGTGCTGCAGCCGGCGGGCGATATCTTTATCCGCCTGATCAAGATGATTGTCATCCCAATCGTGATTTCCTCGCTGATCGTGGGCATTGCTGGCGTTGGTGACGCGAAAAAGCTCGGTCGCATCGGCGTCAAAACCATCCTCTACTTTGAAGTCGTCACCACCATCGCCATTGTGGTCGGCCTGTTGCTCGCCAACCTGTTCCATCCGGGCGCGGGCATCGACATGAGTACCCTGGGTACCGTCGACATCTCCAAGTACCAGGCGACCGCCGCCGAGGTGCAGCATGAGCATGCGTTCATCGAGACCATTCTCAACCTGATCCCGTCGAACATCTTCGCTGCCGTTGCGCGCGGCGAGATGCTGCCGATCATTTTCTTCTCCGTGCTGTTCGGCCTGGGCTTGTCGAGCCTCAAGCCGGAACTGCGCGAGCCCTTGGTGACCATGTTCCAGGGTGTGTCCGAGAGCATGTTCAAAGTCACTCACATGATCATGAAGTACGCCCCTATCGGTGTATTTGCCCTGATCGCGGTAACGGTCGCCAACTTCGGCTTCGCCTCGCTGCTGCCGTTGGCCAAGCTGGTCATTCTGGTGTACGTCGCGATTCTGTTCTTCGCGTTTGCGGTGCTGGGCATGATCGCCCGCCTGTTTGGTTTTTCGATCCTCAAGCTGATGCGCATCTTCAAGGATGAGCTGGTGCTGGCCTACTCCACCGCCAGCTCTGAAACCGTGCTGCCGCGCGTGATCGAGAAGATGGAAGCCTACGGCGCGCCGAAGGCGATCTGCAGCTTCGTGGTGCCGACGGGTTACTCGTTCAACCTCGACGGTTCGACCTTGTATCAGAGCATTGCCGCGATCTTCATCGCGCAGCTGTACGGCATCGACCTGTCGATCGGCCAGCAACTGATGCTGGTCCTGACCCTGATGGTCACCTCCAAAGGTATTGCCGGTGTGCCGGGTGTGTCCTTCGTTGTGTTGCTGGCGACCCTGGGCAGTGTGGGCATCCCATTGGAAGGCCTGGCGTTTATCGCGGGCGTCGACCGTGTGATGGACATGGCGCGTACCGCGCTGAACGTGATCGGCAACGCTTTGGCCGTGCTGGTTATCTCTCGCTGGGAAGGCATGTACGACGATGCCAAGGGCGAGCGCTACTGGAATTCGCTGCCGCACTGGCGCAGCAAAGAGGCCCTGCCGGCCGGCGAGATCACGCGCGGCTGA
- a CDS encoding pitrilysin family protein, protein MRRLLLACLLLGSAHTFAFDRLQVEGYTLPNGLQLLLKPGTERGHVAIRLVVGVGLDDFSCDQKELPHLFEHLLFSGIDGGGEGDLEDRMQALGGEWNAYTSNADTTFVIEAPAQNQRKVLDLLLAIITRTQLTDAHINAAKQVVEREDGGHYSHLQRLLDRQDLGHNASNQLAVELGLKCAERAEVSHLTRDQLEALRKNWYAPNNMTLIVVGDLDKLLPAYLERTYGQLDPVEPSEHRPLPQIQHAAASQRDLIHGWVGDNAKLHWLFPEPVLDDQHDETYDLLKDYLDWALYRQLRLRHGLSYGPWTEREVLGGVGFLSLNADLERDNLEQAEQVLQDLKAQLLKDGLDPAVFARLQQAAIARQAWAVQGNSALADYYWSAAGEYADGRFGDPAKRIKAVTLAQTNQAMRQVLEQPGYWRVEKPLLSYNALSWISAGVLGVIILAGAALRFYRKRIT, encoded by the coding sequence ATGCGTCGCCTGTTACTCGCCTGCCTGCTGCTGGGCTCGGCACACACCTTTGCCTTTGACCGCCTGCAAGTCGAGGGCTACACCTTGCCCAACGGCCTGCAACTGCTGCTCAAACCGGGCACCGAACGCGGGCATGTGGCCATCCGCCTGGTGGTTGGCGTAGGCCTGGACGATTTCAGTTGCGACCAGAAAGAACTGCCGCATCTGTTCGAACACCTGTTGTTCAGCGGCATCGATGGCGGTGGCGAAGGTGACCTCGAAGACCGCATGCAAGCCCTGGGCGGCGAATGGAACGCCTACACCAGCAACGCCGACACCACGTTCGTCATCGAGGCGCCCGCGCAGAATCAGCGCAAGGTGCTGGACCTGCTGCTGGCAATCATCACCCGCACTCAACTGACCGACGCCCATATCAACGCTGCCAAGCAGGTAGTCGAGCGCGAGGACGGCGGCCATTATTCACACTTGCAACGCCTTCTCGACCGCCAGGACCTCGGCCACAACGCCAGCAACCAGTTAGCCGTCGAGCTGGGCCTCAAGTGCGCCGAACGCGCCGAGGTCAGCCACCTCACGCGCGATCAGTTGGAGGCGCTGCGCAAAAATTGGTACGCGCCGAACAATATGACCCTGATCGTCGTCGGCGATCTGGACAAACTGCTGCCGGCCTACCTGGAACGCACCTATGGCCAACTCGACCCGGTAGAGCCGAGCGAACACCGGCCGCTGCCGCAAATCCAGCATGCCGCTGCCAGCCAGCGTGACCTGATCCACGGCTGGGTCGGCGACAACGCCAAGCTGCACTGGCTGTTCCCGGAACCGGTGCTGGACGACCAGCATGATGAAACCTACGACCTGCTCAAGGACTACCTCGACTGGGCGTTGTACCGCCAGCTGCGGCTCAGGCACGGCTTGTCCTACGGCCCGTGGACCGAACGCGAAGTGCTCGGCGGCGTCGGTTTCCTCAGCCTGAACGCCGACCTCGAACGGGACAACCTCGAGCAAGCCGAACAGGTATTGCAAGACCTCAAGGCGCAGCTGCTCAAGGACGGTCTCGACCCGGCGGTGTTCGCTCGCCTGCAGCAAGCCGCCATCGCCCGCCAGGCCTGGGCAGTGCAGGGCAACAGCGCGTTGGCCGACTATTATTGGAGCGCGGCCGGCGAATATGCCGATGGCCGCTTCGGCGACCCGGCCAAACGCATCAAGGCCGTGACCCTGGCGCAGACCAATCAGGCCATGCGCCAGGTGTTGGAGCAGCCGGGCTACTGGCGCGTCGAAAAGCCGCTGTTGAGCTATAACGCCCTGAGCTGGATCAGCGCGGGTGTGCTGGGAGTGATCATCCTGGCTGGGGCGGCGCTACGGTTTTATCGCAAACGGATCACGTAA